In Sphaerodactylus townsendi isolate TG3544 linkage group LG13, MPM_Stown_v2.3, whole genome shotgun sequence, one DNA window encodes the following:
- the RASL10A gene encoding ras-like protein family member 10A: MVETLSVAVLGAPKVGKTAIIRQFLYHDFTEKYRPTESRYTYRPSVIFNGNMYDMKVMDVPYLTAFPANSAQEWSDLKSRGLRNTDAYVLVYDICNPESFEYVKMIRQQIQENRTSSANEVPIIVVGNKRDQQRQRFMSRRALSVLVKKSWKCGYMECSAKYNWHVVLLFKELMCTVLARGCKNNHSTTRLQGALHRNRCCLM; encoded by the exons ATGGTGGAGACCTTGTCGGTGGCTGTCTTGGGAGCCCCGAAAGTGGGCAAAACGGCCATCATCCGCCAGTTCCTCTATCACGACTTCACAGAGAAATACAGGCCCACGGAAAGCCGCTACACCTACAGGCCATCGGTCATTTTCAACGGGAACATGTATGACATGAAGGTCATGGATGTGCCCTATTTGACGGCCTTCCCTGCAAACAGCGCTCAG GAATGGTCAGACCTCAAGAGCCGAGGGTTGAGGAACACAGATGCCTACGTGCTGGTGTACGACATCTGCAATCCCGAAAGCTTTGAGTACGTGAAAATGATCCGTCAGCAGATACAGGAAAACAG GACAAGCAGTGCCAACGAAGTGCCCATCATCGTGGTAGGGAACAAGCGGGACCAGCAAAGGCAGCGCTTCATGTCCCGGCGGGCCCTTTCGGTGCTTGTGAAGAAAAGCTGGAAATGCGGCTACATGGAGTGCTCGGCCAAATACAACTGGCACGTTGTGCTCCTCTTTAAGGAGCTGATGTGCACCGTTTTGGCCCGGGGGTGCAAGAACAACCACTCTACCACGCGCCTGCAGGGGGCACTGCACAGAAACAGGTGCTGCCTTATGTGA